In Sphingopyxis sp. FD7, a single window of DNA contains:
- a CDS encoding sensor histidine kinase encodes MPLFRLTSPGPFFDNKVRAFWNLQILGWAAWLGLRGVSGLANGQAFTFLIPQVISAITGFSLTLILSVCYRALINRRPLLMWGVSFGLAGLATALWAFIDAWVAQIQNPASEAGFTSLLLGAVYIDATSLAAWSALYFAINYFLQLEEQNDRVLRLEAQAASAQLAMLRYQLNPHFLFNTLNSISTLVLLKQAEPANAMLSRLSAFLRYTLANEPTAQVTLAQEIETLKLYLDIEKMRFEDRLRPHFAIDPAVARARLPSLLLQPLIENAIKYAVTPQEDGADITISAQLAGQNVRITVSDTGAGLSGDRTDPTTGVATESTGVGLANIRDRLAQAFGDQHRFDAQAGAEGGFTVVIEFPFQPDGQARIGTEGT; translated from the coding sequence ATGCCGCTGTTCCGCCTGACCTCGCCCGGTCCCTTTTTCGACAACAAGGTTCGCGCCTTCTGGAACCTCCAGATCCTTGGCTGGGCGGCGTGGCTCGGGCTGCGCGGCGTGTCGGGGCTCGCCAATGGACAGGCGTTCACCTTTCTGATTCCGCAGGTGATTTCGGCGATCACCGGCTTTTCGCTGACGCTGATCCTGTCGGTCTGTTACCGCGCGCTCATCAATCGCCGACCGCTTTTGATGTGGGGGGTCAGCTTCGGGCTGGCGGGCCTCGCGACCGCGCTCTGGGCGTTCATCGACGCCTGGGTCGCGCAGATCCAGAATCCGGCGAGCGAGGCCGGCTTCACCAGCCTTCTGCTCGGCGCGGTCTACATCGACGCGACGTCGCTCGCTGCCTGGTCGGCGCTCTATTTCGCGATCAACTATTTCCTCCAGCTCGAGGAACAGAATGATCGCGTGCTGCGGCTCGAGGCGCAGGCGGCGTCGGCGCAGCTTGCGATGCTGCGCTACCAGCTCAATCCGCATTTCCTGTTCAACACGCTGAACAGCATTTCGACGCTCGTGCTCTTGAAACAGGCCGAGCCGGCGAACGCGATGCTGTCGCGTCTCTCGGCCTTTCTCCGCTACACGCTCGCCAACGAGCCGACCGCGCAGGTGACGCTGGCGCAGGAGATCGAGACGCTGAAGCTTTATCTCGACATCGAAAAAATGCGCTTCGAGGATCGGCTGCGGCCGCATTTTGCGATCGACCCGGCGGTGGCGCGCGCGCGCCTGCCCTCGCTGCTGCTCCAGCCGCTCATCGAAAACGCCATCAAATATGCGGTGACGCCGCAGGAGGACGGCGCCGACATCACCATTTCCGCACAGCTGGCCGGTCAAAATGTCCGGATCACCGTGTCCGACACCGGCGCGGGATTGTCAGGCGACCGCACCGACCCCACCACGGGCGTTGCAACGGAATCGACCGGCGTGGGTTTAGCCAATATCCGGGACCGCCTGGCGCAGGCTTTTGGCGACCAGCACCGGTTCGACGCCCAGGCGGGCGCTGAGGGCGGCTTCACGGTGGTGATCGAGTTTCCGTTCCAGCCCGATGGGCAAGCAAGAATTGGAACCGAAGGCACATGA
- the gdhA gene encoding NADP-specific glutamate dehydrogenase: MAVSDHVDFATFMEGVKRRNPGQPEFVQAVQEVSEDIFDFIADKEEYHAQQILRRIAEPDRVVSFRVCWEDDNGNIRVQRGWRVQNNNAIGPYKGGIRFHPSVTESVLKFLAFEQTFKNALTGLPMGGGKGGSNFNPKGKSVREIMRFCQSFMTELYRHIGADVDVPAGDIGVGGREIGFMFGQYKRITNEFTGVLTGKGLEWGGSLIRTEATGYGAVYFLANMLAAKGQDLVGKTAVISGSGNVATHAAEKIVQLGGKVLTLSDSGGFIHDPDGITQDKIDWVKAHKTHRRGRIEDYCEEFKGATFTAGKTPWGVPCDVALPCATQNELLGEDARTLVKNGCIAVSEGANMPTNLDGVHVFKDAKIMFAPGKAANAGGVAVSGLEMSQNSARRAWSEGELQQMLKDIMDGIHARCLTYGDQGGGYIDYVKGANIAGFKKVADAMLAFGVV; this comes from the coding sequence ATGGCAGTTTCGGATCACGTCGATTTTGCGACGTTCATGGAGGGCGTGAAACGGCGCAACCCGGGGCAGCCCGAGTTCGTCCAGGCGGTGCAGGAAGTGTCCGAGGACATTTTCGACTTCATCGCCGACAAGGAAGAATATCACGCGCAGCAGATATTGCGGCGGATCGCCGAGCCCGATCGCGTCGTGTCCTTCCGCGTCTGCTGGGAGGACGACAATGGCAATATCCGCGTCCAGCGCGGCTGGCGCGTCCAGAACAACAACGCGATCGGCCCGTACAAGGGCGGCATCCGCTTTCACCCGAGCGTCACCGAAAGCGTGCTGAAGTTCCTGGCGTTCGAGCAGACGTTCAAGAATGCGCTGACCGGGCTGCCGATGGGCGGCGGCAAGGGCGGGTCGAACTTCAATCCCAAGGGCAAGAGCGTGCGCGAGATCATGCGCTTTTGCCAGAGCTTCATGACCGAGCTGTATCGCCACATCGGCGCCGACGTCGACGTTCCCGCGGGCGACATCGGGGTCGGCGGGCGCGAGATCGGCTTCATGTTCGGCCAGTATAAGCGCATCACCAACGAGTTCACCGGGGTGCTCACCGGCAAGGGGCTCGAATGGGGCGGATCGCTGATCCGCACCGAGGCGACGGGCTATGGCGCGGTCTATTTCCTCGCCAACATGCTCGCGGCCAAGGGGCAGGATCTGGTCGGCAAGACGGCGGTGATCTCGGGGTCGGGCAATGTCGCGACGCACGCCGCCGAAAAGATCGTCCAGCTGGGCGGCAAGGTGCTGACGCTGTCCGATTCGGGCGGCTTCATCCACGATCCCGACGGCATCACCCAGGACAAGATCGACTGGGTGAAGGCGCACAAGACGCACCGCCGCGGGCGGATCGAGGATTATTGCGAGGAGTTTAAGGGCGCGACCTTCACGGCGGGCAAGACGCCGTGGGGCGTGCCGTGCGACGTCGCGCTGCCCTGCGCGACGCAGAATGAACTGCTTGGCGAGGACGCCAGGACGCTGGTGAAGAACGGCTGCATCGCGGTGAGCGAGGGCGCGAACATGCCGACCAACCTCGACGGCGTGCATGTCTTCAAGGATGCGAAGATCATGTTCGCGCCGGGCAAGGCCGCCAACGCCGGCGGCGTCGCGGTGTCGGGGCTGGAAATGAGCCAGAACAGCGCGCGCCGCGCCTGGAGCGAAGGCGAACTGCAACAGATGCTGAAGGACATCATGGACGGCATCCACGCGCGCTGCCTGACCTATGGCGACCAGGGGGGTGGCTATATCGACTATGTAAAGGGCGCCAATATCGCGGGATTCAAGAAGGTTGCCGACGCGATGCTGGCTTTCGGGGTGGTGTAA
- a CDS encoding glycosyltransferase family 2 protein: protein MGTEALDSTASPRVSMVMPVHNGARWLADAIESVLAQDFTDFELILVDDASTDASPAIMADAAARDARVRRVRLDANVGLPAALNHGFAAARGSLHSWTSDDNLLRPHMLTRLVATLDAHPRADIVHADFTLIDDMGAELGLSRVGPVERLLYGNNIGACFLYRAHVTEALGGYDPHLFGVEDYDFWLRAAQRFTFVTLHEDLYVYRKHGGSLTSQRADHIQALTAEIVERALPATLPARSRSEILLGLALRSQRRWRLDLVGRALRVHPAPVIARLPALARWSLVVARNRLAT, encoded by the coding sequence ATGGGGACCGAAGCTCTTGATTCGACGGCGTCGCCGCGCGTGTCGATGGTCATGCCCGTGCACAATGGCGCACGCTGGCTGGCCGATGCGATCGAATCGGTGCTCGCCCAGGATTTCACCGATTTCGAGCTGATCCTGGTCGACGACGCCTCGACCGATGCCTCGCCCGCGATCATGGCCGATGCCGCGGCGCGCGACGCGCGCGTGCGGCGCGTGCGGCTCGACGCCAATGTCGGCCTGCCCGCGGCGCTCAATCACGGCTTTGCCGCGGCGCGCGGATCGCTGCACAGCTGGACGTCCGACGACAATCTGCTCCGCCCGCATATGCTGACGCGCCTCGTCGCGACGCTCGACGCGCATCCGCGCGCCGACATCGTCCACGCCGATTTCACGCTGATCGACGATATGGGTGCCGAACTCGGCTTGTCGCGCGTCGGGCCGGTCGAGCGCCTGCTCTACGGCAACAATATCGGTGCCTGCTTCCTCTATCGCGCGCATGTGACCGAGGCGCTGGGTGGTTATGATCCTCATCTCTTCGGGGTCGAGGATTATGATTTCTGGTTGCGCGCGGCCCAGCGCTTCACCTTCGTCACGCTGCACGAGGATCTCTATGTCTACCGCAAACATGGCGGCAGCCTGACCAGCCAGCGCGCCGACCATATCCAGGCGCTGACCGCGGAAATCGTCGAGCGCGCGCTTCCCGCCACGCTCCCCGCACGCAGCCGCAGCGAAATCCTCCTCGGCCTCGCGCTGCGCAGCCAGCGACGCTGGCGCCTCGACCTCGTCGGTCGTGCGCTCCGCGTGCATCCCGCACCGGTCATCGCGCGGCTGCCCGCGCTGGCGCGCTGGTCGCTCGTCGTCGCGCGCAACCGTCTCGCCACCTGA
- a CDS encoding heme-binding protein, translating to MMRSKRHFFRSVALVAGGALLLASCGGGGGGGTPTPSPTPTPTPPPTGGLYTPPAAESLSVADVQTILANAISEAQARGLPSVIAVTDRVGNVLAVFRMTGARATATTSAAPNGDNIDAQNVTFPAEGGAIAKAVTGAYLSSGGNAFSTRTASQIVQEHFPPAPTTVGLESGPLFGVQFSQLPCSDLSARFGAAGPAALIGPKRSPLGLAADPGGLPLYKNGVLVGGIGVMGDGIYGSDPNILDIDDDDEEFIALAGTRGFQPPETIVADRIAVDGTTLRFSDATFAGVMTSGGASFASLNGSAGNLVAVIGYANAAITAGVAYGSEASGIRASTPAEFSNRDAFILTDGSGANRYPIRAGTDGASVAAPLTAAEARAVLEEAFAVMSRARAQIRRPLDSRAQVTISLVDTHGAVLGIVRSPDAPIFGTDVSLQKARTAAFFSGPQAAAELSANASADVAAFVPAVRSFLNDPAALTGTIAFADRSGGNLARPYFPDGEVGRPHGPLSRPIAQFNPFSTGLQSALVIGNLGAHLGFVSGASPTDTPQRCTTLPDAAPGQNRLQNGIQIFPGSVPIYRGNTLVGAIGVSGDGIDQDDMISFLGTHNAGARVGGIGNAPKAMRADNIVVTLADSRTVRLRYISCPFAPFLDTAQQNVCDGL from the coding sequence ATGATGCGAAGCAAGAGGCATTTTTTCCGTTCTGTCGCCCTTGTGGCAGGCGGAGCGCTGCTGCTCGCTTCGTGCGGCGGCGGCGGGGGGGGCGGCACACCGACACCATCACCGACCCCGACCCCGACCCCCCCGCCGACCGGCGGGCTTTACACCCCGCCCGCGGCCGAATCGCTGAGCGTCGCCGACGTGCAGACGATCCTCGCCAATGCGATTTCGGAGGCGCAGGCGCGCGGCCTGCCGTCGGTCATCGCCGTCACCGATCGTGTCGGCAATGTGCTGGCGGTGTTCCGCATGACCGGCGCGCGCGCGACCGCGACGACATCGGCGGCGCCCAATGGCGACAATATCGACGCGCAGAACGTCACCTTCCCCGCCGAGGGCGGCGCGATCGCCAAGGCGGTGACGGGCGCCTATCTCTCGAGCGGCGGCAACGCCTTTTCGACGCGCACCGCGAGCCAGATCGTCCAGGAACATTTCCCGCCCGCGCCCACGACTGTCGGGCTCGAAAGCGGGCCGCTGTTCGGCGTGCAGTTCAGCCAGCTGCCGTGCAGCGACCTGTCGGCGCGGTTCGGCGCCGCGGGCCCTGCGGCGCTGATCGGGCCCAAACGCTCGCCGCTCGGCCTCGCCGCCGACCCCGGCGGGCTGCCGCTTTACAAGAATGGCGTGCTCGTCGGCGGCATCGGGGTGATGGGCGACGGCATCTATGGCAGCGACCCCAATATCCTCGACATCGACGACGATGACGAAGAGTTTATCGCGCTGGCCGGAACGCGCGGGTTCCAGCCGCCGGAAACGATCGTCGCCGACAGGATCGCGGTCGACGGCACGACATTGCGCTTTTCGGACGCGACCTTTGCCGGAGTGATGACGAGCGGCGGCGCAAGCTTCGCCAGCCTCAACGGCAGCGCGGGCAATCTGGTCGCCGTCATCGGCTATGCCAATGCCGCGATCACGGCGGGGGTCGCCTATGGCAGCGAAGCGTCGGGCATCCGCGCGTCGACCCCGGCCGAATTCTCGAACCGCGACGCCTTCATCCTGACCGACGGCAGCGGGGCGAACCGTTACCCGATCCGCGCGGGCACCGACGGCGCCAGCGTCGCCGCGCCGCTGACCGCGGCCGAGGCGCGCGCGGTGCTGGAGGAAGCCTTTGCCGTGATGAGCCGCGCGCGCGCGCAGATTCGCCGCCCGCTCGACAGCCGTGCGCAGGTGACGATCAGCCTCGTCGACACGCACGGCGCGGTGCTCGGCATCGTCCGCTCGCCCGACGCGCCGATCTTCGGCACCGACGTTTCCTTGCAGAAGGCGCGCACCGCCGCCTTTTTCTCGGGTCCGCAAGCCGCCGCCGAGCTGTCGGCCAACGCCAGCGCCGATGTCGCCGCCTTCGTTCCCGCGGTGCGCAGTTTCCTGAACGATCCCGCCGCGCTCACCGGCACCATCGCCTTTGCCGACCGTTCGGGCGGCAATCTGGCGCGCCCCTATTTCCCCGATGGCGAGGTCGGCCGCCCCCACGGCCCGCTGTCGCGCCCGATCGCGCAGTTCAACCCCTTCTCGACCGGGCTGCAATCGGCGCTCGTCATCGGCAACCTCGGCGCGCACCTCGGCTTCGTGTCGGGCGCAAGCCCGACCGACACACCGCAGCGCTGCACCACCCTGCCCGACGCCGCGCCGGGGCAGAACCGGCTCCAGAACGGCATCCAGATCTTTCCCGGATCGGTGCCCATCTATCGCGGCAACACGCTCGTCGGCGCGATCGGCGTGTCGGGCGATGGCATCGACCAGGACGATATGATCAGCTTTCTGGGCACGCACAATGCCGGCGCGCGCGTCGGCGGCATCGGCAATGCGCCCAAGGCGATGCGCGCCGACAATATCGTCGTGACGCTCGCCGACAGTCGCACGGTGCGCCTCCGCTATATCAGCTGCCCCTTCGCGCCCTTCCTCGATACGGCGCAGCAGAATGTCTGCGACGGGCTATAG
- a CDS encoding tetratricopeptide repeat protein has translation MSETNGMTTGKATGMSAANRAILIAAFVLLVAAIGHAIWRDSAPAADQATEGAAAPGDQLAALEARVQREPASADAWTALGAARFDLGDFAGAAAAYEKAVALSPESAGLWSALGEARVMASEREAMPAAASEAFDKAIALDAKDPRARYFLAVRKDIGGDHTGAIEDWFALLADTPQGAPWEADLRRTIEQVGAIHKIDVAARLAATQARPLTANEMPVAARAIPGPSRADMEAAARLPKGQQDAMIQGMVDGLEARLKANPADVDRWIMLMRSRMTLGETAKAAQALKDGIAANPAAAGRLKAQAQLLGVPGA, from the coding sequence ATGAGCGAGACCAACGGCATGACGACCGGAAAAGCGACCGGGATGAGCGCCGCCAATCGCGCGATCCTGATCGCCGCCTTCGTGCTGCTCGTCGCGGCGATCGGCCATGCGATATGGCGCGATTCGGCGCCCGCCGCCGACCAGGCGACCGAAGGGGCCGCAGCGCCGGGCGACCAGCTCGCCGCGCTGGAGGCGCGCGTGCAGCGCGAACCGGCGAGCGCCGACGCCTGGACCGCGCTCGGCGCCGCCAGGTTCGACCTTGGCGATTTTGCGGGCGCCGCTGCCGCTTATGAAAAGGCCGTGGCGCTCTCGCCCGAATCGGCCGGGCTCTGGTCGGCGCTCGGCGAAGCGCGGGTGATGGCGAGCGAACGCGAGGCGATGCCCGCCGCGGCGTCCGAGGCTTTCGACAAGGCGATCGCGCTCGACGCCAAAGACCCGCGCGCGCGCTATTTCCTCGCGGTCAGAAAGGATATTGGCGGCGATCACACGGGCGCGATCGAGGACTGGTTCGCGCTGCTCGCCGACACGCCGCAGGGCGCGCCGTGGGAAGCGGACCTGCGCCGAACGATCGAACAGGTCGGCGCGATCCACAAGATCGACGTCGCGGCGCGGCTGGCCGCAACGCAGGCGCGGCCGCTGACCGCCAACGAGATGCCCGTCGCGGCGCGCGCGATTCCGGGGCCAAGCCGCGCCGATATGGAAGCCGCGGCACGGCTCCCCAAGGGACAGCAGGATGCGATGATCCAGGGCATGGTCGACGGGCTGGAGGCCAGGCTCAAGGCCAATCCCGCCGACGTCGATCGCTGGATCATGCTGATGCGCAGCCGCATGACGCTGGGCGAAACCGCAAAGGCGGCCCAGGCGCTGAAGGACGGCATTGCTGCCAACCCCGCCGCCGCGGGCCGCCTGAAGGCGCAGGCGCAGCTGCTCGGCGTGCCCGGCGCATAG
- a CDS encoding winged helix-turn-helix transcriptional regulator, translated as MGKLREVLNDLDGGNCALPLALEAMGERWSFMILRAAFNGVHHFEEFQQELNIARNILSNRLSKLVDHGIMAREVMAEDRRKVRYQLTEKGIDLLPAMIALRQWGEKWGAGVPSTPVLVDARDEQPIGPVRLTAHDGRVIGYKELLWKHRSELQPLGQARVRADGPTASVAAE; from the coding sequence ATGGGAAAATTACGCGAAGTCTTGAACGATCTCGATGGCGGCAATTGCGCGCTGCCGCTGGCGCTGGAAGCGATGGGCGAACGCTGGTCGTTCATGATCCTGCGCGCGGCGTTCAACGGCGTCCATCATTTCGAGGAGTTCCAGCAGGAGCTCAATATCGCGCGCAACATCCTGTCGAACCGGCTGTCGAAGCTGGTCGATCATGGTATCATGGCGCGCGAGGTGATGGCCGAGGACCGGCGCAAGGTGCGCTATCAGCTCACCGAAAAGGGCATCGACCTTTTGCCCGCGATGATTGCGCTTCGCCAATGGGGCGAAAAATGGGGCGCCGGCGTGCCCTCGACCCCTGTGCTCGTCGATGCGCGCGACGAACAGCCGATCGGTCCCGTTCGACTGACGGCGCACGACGGCCGCGTGATCGGCTACAAGGAACTGTTGTGGAAACATCGCTCGGAGCTTCAGCCGCTCGGCCAGGCGCGTGTGCGCGCCGACGGGCCGACGGCGTCGGTCGCGGCCGAATGA
- a CDS encoding RelA/SpoT family protein, with translation MLRQYELVERVRAYDPDVDEALLNRAYVFTVQKHGSQKRASGDPYFSHPVEVAGILTDLHLDSETIVTALLHDTLEDTLTTPEEIERLFGPDVGRLVDGVTKLSKIEAQTENERAAENLRKFLLAMSDDIRVLLVKLADRLHNMRTLHFIQNPDKRRRIAKETMDIYAPLAERIGMYEYMREMQLLAFRELEPEAYATITGRLAKLTAGGKDKVAAISREFRELLSAAGIEAEVSGREKHPYSIWRKMQERHVSFEQVTDIIAFRIVTPTDADCYAALGLIHRKWKMVPGRFKDYISTPKRNGYKSLHTTIMHQQNMRIEIQIRSVGMHQESEFGLAAHWAYKQGGSGPDGQAGWIRDLIEILEQTHDPDELLENTRIAMYQDRIFAFTPKGSLHQLPKGATPVDFAYAVHTGLGDRTVGAKVNGRLVPLRTQLANGDTVEILSSDKQTPQPAWLGFAVTGKARAAIRRHVRSKEKVELAALGRKMYDEIARRLPNKVGDKARAAALTRLKLEDDSALYIAIAKQRLTDDAVLEALVPGITAEMKTKPGKLVQGAAVSIAGLTPGVAYQLADCCHPVPGDRIVGLARPGEGIEVHVIDCPSLADGVDADWIDLRWQEDSEGGSARLCIVILNEPGTLAEMSGILAANMANITNLRLSNREGGFHTYDVVVEVRDVQHVMRILSALRASDSVVQAERL, from the coding sequence ATGCTGAGGCAATATGAACTTGTCGAGCGCGTGCGCGCTTATGATCCCGACGTCGACGAGGCGCTGCTCAACCGCGCCTATGTCTTCACGGTGCAGAAGCACGGCAGCCAGAAGCGCGCGTCGGGCGACCCCTATTTCAGCCACCCGGTCGAGGTTGCGGGAATCCTGACCGACCTGCATCTCGACAGCGAAACGATCGTCACCGCGCTGCTCCACGACACGCTCGAGGATACGCTGACAACGCCCGAGGAGATCGAGCGGCTGTTTGGTCCCGACGTCGGGCGTCTGGTCGATGGCGTGACCAAATTGAGCAAGATCGAGGCGCAGACCGAGAATGAGCGCGCCGCGGAGAATCTGCGCAAGTTCCTGCTCGCCATGTCGGACGACATCCGCGTGCTGCTCGTCAAGCTCGCCGACCGGCTGCACAATATGCGCACGCTGCATTTCATCCAGAACCCCGACAAGCGCCGGCGCATCGCCAAGGAGACGATGGACATCTATGCGCCGCTCGCCGAGCGGATCGGCATGTATGAATATATGCGCGAGATGCAGCTGCTCGCCTTCCGCGAGCTCGAGCCCGAAGCCTATGCGACGATCACCGGCCGCCTCGCCAAGCTGACCGCGGGGGGCAAGGACAAGGTCGCGGCGATCAGCCGCGAGTTCAGGGAGCTGCTGTCCGCCGCGGGGATCGAGGCCGAGGTGTCGGGGCGCGAGAAGCATCCCTATTCGATCTGGCGCAAGATGCAGGAGCGCCACGTCAGCTTCGAGCAGGTGACCGACATCATCGCTTTCCGAATCGTCACCCCGACCGACGCCGACTGCTACGCCGCGCTGGGGCTGATCCACCGCAAGTGGAAAATGGTCCCCGGCCGGTTCAAGGATTATATCTCGACCCCCAAGCGCAACGGATACAAGTCGCTGCACACGACGATCATGCACCAGCAGAATATGCGCATCGAAATCCAGATCCGCAGCGTCGGGATGCATCAGGAGTCCGAGTTCGGGCTGGCCGCGCACTGGGCGTATAAACAGGGCGGCAGCGGCCCCGACGGGCAGGCGGGGTGGATCCGCGACCTCATCGAAATCCTTGAACAGACGCACGATCCCGACGAACTGCTCGAAAACACGCGCATCGCGATGTATCAGGATCGCATCTTTGCGTTCACCCCGAAGGGCAGTCTGCACCAGCTGCCCAAGGGCGCAACGCCGGTCGATTTCGCTTATGCCGTCCACACCGGGCTTGGCGACCGGACCGTCGGCGCCAAGGTCAACGGGCGGCTCGTCCCGCTGCGCACGCAGCTTGCCAATGGCGATACGGTCGAAATCCTGTCGTCGGACAAGCAGACGCCGCAGCCAGCGTGGCTGGGCTTTGCCGTGACCGGCAAGGCGCGCGCGGCGATCCGCCGCCACGTCCGCTCGAAAGAAAAGGTCGAACTCGCCGCCCTGGGCCGCAAGATGTACGACGAGATCGCCCGCCGCCTGCCCAACAAGGTTGGCGACAAGGCGCGCGCCGCCGCGCTGACGCGGCTGAAGCTCGAAGACGACAGCGCGCTCTATATCGCGATCGCCAAGCAGCGGCTGACCGACGACGCGGTGCTCGAGGCGCTCGTCCCCGGCATCACCGCCGAGATGAAGACCAAGCCCGGCAAGCTGGTCCAGGGCGCGGCGGTGTCGATCGCGGGGCTGACGCCCGGCGTCGCCTATCAGCTCGCCGATTGCTGCCATCCGGTGCCCGGCGATCGCATCGTCGGCCTGGCGCGCCCCGGCGAAGGGATCGAGGTGCATGTCATCGACTGTCCCAGCCTGGCCGACGGGGTCGACGCCGACTGGATCGACCTCAGGTGGCAGGAGGACAGCGAGGGCGGCAGCGCGCGGCTGTGCATCGTCATCCTGAACGAACCCGGCACGCTCGCCGAAATGTCGGGCATCCTTGCCGCCAATATGGCGAATATCACCAATTTGCGCCTGTCGAACCGCGAGGGCGGATTCCACACCTATGACGTCGTCGTCGAGGTGCGCGACGTCCAGCATGTGATGCGCATATTGTCGGCGCTGCGTGCGTCGGACAGCGTGGTGCAGGCCGAGCGGTTATAG
- a CDS encoding multiheme c-type cytochrome: MTAHAGKERSHRPWAAWAARLPTRAAFAVLAAMLCALAIAAFVFASPARSQGEGAARYTGVASCAGSTCHGRMEGDGTVVRQDELMTWQEPSTPGGAHSRAWAVLNNNRSQFIARNLGIGDPAKAQMCLGCHSTAGTSRAVPAEDGVGCESCHGPAGGWLASHYAGVGTNSDPDREMRDKHLANLSAGLKKLEDPVVRAGVCVDCHFGSTADGQFVTHRIMAAGHPRISFELDLFSALQAHHREDADYGWRKFGAPNRRTDHVQMWAVGQAAAIERSLALFQTRRGTEGIFPEFYFLDCHSCHRRIFDQAKPVRTGLDNPGRNLPEGMPPYNDENLIMLAAAARMAAPALADQLAARTATFHKAMASDRASAVAAAAELSQTVAALKRAFASRNFSGADAFAMVDAIAAKAIRERYTDYSGSQQAVMGVDTLLGAMVSSGRITVGAAAGIRGDIDRAYAAVKDPNGYKPAEFQASFDSAVRAIGALR, encoded by the coding sequence ATGACGGCGCACGCTGGGAAGGAGCGGAGCCATCGGCCTTGGGCGGCATGGGCCGCCCGTCTTCCCACGCGCGCGGCGTTTGCCGTACTTGCCGCAATGCTGTGCGCGCTGGCCATAGCAGCCTTTGTCTTCGCTTCCCCCGCGCGGTCGCAGGGCGAAGGCGCCGCGCGCTACACCGGCGTTGCCTCGTGCGCGGGATCGACCTGCCATGGCCGGATGGAGGGCGACGGCACCGTCGTCCGCCAGGACGAGCTGATGACATGGCAGGAACCCTCGACCCCCGGCGGCGCGCACAGCCGCGCCTGGGCGGTGCTGAACAACAATCGCAGCCAGTTCATCGCGCGCAATCTGGGCATCGGCGACCCCGCGAAGGCGCAGATGTGCCTTGGCTGTCACAGCACCGCGGGCACGTCGCGCGCCGTCCCGGCGGAAGATGGCGTTGGCTGCGAATCGTGCCATGGCCCCGCCGGCGGCTGGCTCGCGAGCCATTATGCCGGGGTCGGCACCAATTCCGATCCCGACCGCGAAATGCGCGACAAGCATCTCGCCAACCTGTCGGCAGGGCTGAAGAAGCTCGAGGATCCGGTGGTGCGCGCCGGCGTGTGCGTCGACTGCCACTTCGGATCGACCGCCGACGGGCAGTTCGTCACCCACCGCATCATGGCGGCGGGGCATCCGCGCATATCCTTCGAGCTCGATCTCTTCTCCGCGCTCCAGGCGCATCATCGGGAGGACGCGGATTATGGCTGGCGCAAGTTCGGCGCACCGAACCGGCGCACCGACCATGTCCAGATGTGGGCGGTGGGGCAGGCAGCCGCGATCGAACGCAGCCTGGCGCTGTTCCAGACGCGACGCGGGACCGAAGGGATATTTCCCGAATTCTATTTCCTCGACTGCCACAGCTGCCACCGCCGCATCTTCGATCAGGCAAAGCCGGTGCGCACCGGCCTCGACAATCCGGGCCGCAACCTGCCCGAAGGCATGCCGCCCTATAATGACGAAAATCTCATCATGCTCGCCGCCGCTGCGCGCATGGCGGCGCCCGCGCTTGCCGACCAGCTCGCGGCGCGCACCGCGACATTTCACAAGGCGATGGCGTCCGACCGGGCGAGCGCGGTCGCGGCGGCGGCCGAGCTGTCGCAGACCGTCGCGGCGCTGAAACGCGCGTTCGCGTCGCGCAATTTCTCGGGCGCCGACGCCTTCGCGATGGTCGATGCGATCGCGGCAAAGGCGATCCGCGAGCGTTATACCGACTATTCGGGGTCACAGCAGGCGGTGATGGGGGTCGATACTTTGCTGGGCGCGATGGTGTCGTCGGGACGCATCACCGTCGGCGCGGCGGCGGGGATTCGCGGCGACATCGACCGCGCCTATGCCGCGGTGAAAGACCCCAATGGCTATAAGCCCGCCGAGTTTCAGGCGTCGTTCGACAGCGCTGTGCGCGCGATCGGGGCGCTCAGGTAA